The Methanosphaera cuniculi region TAGCTTCATGTTAGCTGATGGAATCATACCATCAAATGTAAAAGAAGGATACTTAGCACGACTTGTACTTAGACGTACCATCAAATACATGAATGAACTAAAACTTAATGAAACACTATCTGACATAATGAAAATACAACTCGACTTTTTATCAAAAACATATCCTGAGATAAAAGATAACAAAGACTACATACTAAACATCGCAAATATCGAAGAGGAAAGATATCATACAACACTAAATAAAGGAACAAACCTCATAAAAAGATCAATTAAAAAACTTAAAAATGAAGGTAAAGATTCATTCCCAACAGATATGCTAATAAACTTCTATGATTCACAAGGAATACCACCTGAAACTGTTGAAAAAATATCAGAAGAAAACAACTTCAATGCTAATATTCCTGATGATTTCTACACACAAATTGCAGCAGCACACGAAGAAGAACCAGAAGATGAATATGAAAAAATAGAACTATTATATCCAAAAACCAAACTAGCATTCTATGATGATCTATCACAGCGTAGTTTTGAAGCAAAAGTACTTGGAGTTGAAGATTCAAATAAAATAATACTAGATCAAACCATATTCTACCCTGAAGGAGGAGGACAACCATCAGATAAAGGATATCTTAAAACTAAAGATGGAATCATAATAAACATAGAATATGCAGAAAAAGTAGATGATGTAGTACTACACCATGTAAAAGAAGATGATATTTCTAAACTTGATGATATAGTAGATGAAGTAATATATGGTGAAATAGATGCAGCAGCACGTGATCTTTTAACACGTAACCATACAGCAACACACCTTGTTATTTCAGCAGCACGAGAAGTTCTTGGAAATCACATCTGGCAAGCAGGAGCACAAAAAGGTATAGATAAATCAAGAATCGACCTATCACACTATAAACGTATATCATATGATGAACTAAAAGAAATAGAACGTGTGGCAAATGAAAATGTACAAGCAAACATACCTGTAAGTATTAAGTGGTATGATCGTACTGAAGCAGAACGTAAATATGGCTTCCGATTATACCAGGGAGGAATTGTACCAGGTAAAAACATAAGAGTTGTGAAAATACCAGGTATAGATGTTGAAGCATGTGCAGGAACACACTGTAATCGTACCGGTGATGTGGGAGTAATAAAACTCTTAAGAACCGAACGTGTACAAGATGGAGTAGAAAGACTAGAATATGCAGTAGCAGACTCTGGAATAACAAAAATCCAAGAAAATGATAAAATCATAAAAGATAGTAGTGAAGTATTTGGAGTAGATGCAGAACAACTACCAAAAACTTGCAGTAGATTCTTCAATGAATGGAAAGAACAACAAAAAGAAATTAAAGCACTTAAAAAACAACTAGCAGAAGTACAAATATCAACACTCACAGATAACATAGAAGATGTAGCAGGCTTTAATGTACTAACACAATTACTTGATGTTGATGCTGGAGGACTACGTGAAATTGCATTAAATATAATAGAAAACCAGAAAGATGCAGATATAGTAATACTATTAAATGGTGATGGAAACATAGTAGCAGCATGTAATCAACGTATGATTGATGCTGGAATGAAAATGGGTGATGTTCTTCGTGATATGGGTGAAATACTCGGAGGACGTGGTGGAGGAAAACCAAACCTTGCACAAGGAGCTAAAATGACAAATCTAGACAAACTAGATGAAGCATTCACACTCATTAAAAATCAAATAGGAGAATTATAAATTCTCTTTCCTTCTTTTACTTTTTTTTATACGAATTATAAATTCTATTTTTAAATCTAATATATTGAAAATATTATAATATCTATTCTCATTTTCACGGGAAATTATAATTTGGTGTTTAATATTTAGGGAATTTTAATAAATATTGTTTAATTAAAAATAACTATATTTTTTTGTAAATCTAAACCACCTATAGAATAATTAATATTATCATGTTATCTTTTTTTTTATATTAGTGATCTGATTAACAGTTTCTAATAATATTCATAATTTTAACTAAAAGTTATATAACTTCTAATAGATATATGGTATTATAATTAGGAAATCAAATTAATCTATAAAAAATACATATAAGGCGGATAAATAATATGGCAAAAACAATAGAGGAAATACAAAAAAAACTAGACTCAAATGAAGCTA contains the following coding sequences:
- the alaS gene encoding alanine--tRNA ligase, with the protein product MTYELEQLGYKKQVCQKCGNTFWSIRERATCGDAPCDEYEFIGNPVTDKQYDLMGIQKQFKGFFADHGHTPIDRYPTLAKRWRNDVFLVGASIYDFQPWVTSGMVQPPANPLTIAQPSIRLNDVDNVGRTGRHMTCFTMGAHHAFNTEDNPVYWKNETLRYCHEFLVSIGINPEEITYIESWWKGGGNEGPSFEICAHGVELATLVFIQYATTKNGLKEIPLKIVDTGYGLERIAWVSQGTPTAYDATFEPVINKLTDLSGVELDREILSENARIAGMMDIEDISDLKLLRQKVADKLNLDPVKLKDATAPMEAIYIVADHTRCLSFMLADGIIPSNVKEGYLARLVLRRTIKYMNELKLNETLSDIMKIQLDFLSKTYPEIKDNKDYILNIANIEEERYHTTLNKGTNLIKRSIKKLKNEGKDSFPTDMLINFYDSQGIPPETVEKISEENNFNANIPDDFYTQIAAAHEEEPEDEYEKIELLYPKTKLAFYDDLSQRSFEAKVLGVEDSNKIILDQTIFYPEGGGQPSDKGYLKTKDGIIINIEYAEKVDDVVLHHVKEDDISKLDDIVDEVIYGEIDAAARDLLTRNHTATHLVISAAREVLGNHIWQAGAQKGIDKSRIDLSHYKRISYDELKEIERVANENVQANIPVSIKWYDRTEAERKYGFRLYQGGIVPGKNIRVVKIPGIDVEACAGTHCNRTGDVGVIKLLRTERVQDGVERLEYAVADSGITKIQENDKIIKDSSEVFGVDAEQLPKTCSRFFNEWKEQQKEIKALKKQLAEVQISTLTDNIEDVAGFNVLTQLLDVDAGGLREIALNIIENQKDADIVILLNGDGNIVAACNQRMIDAGMKMGDVLRDMGEILGGRGGGKPNLAQGAKMTNLDKLDEAFTLIKNQIGEL